The Bacillota bacterium genomic interval TGGGGTCTGAACGTGGGCTTCTTGGATTTGTCCCGCTTGTAGGCCTCAGCGGTCTTGCTGATGACACGGATCCCCATCTGGGCGGGGAGCCCGAACTGCTCCCGGATGTCGTAATAAACGAGTTTCTGAAGGCGGATCTTATTGGCCGAATGCTCCCGGAAGGCTGCTTCTTCAACTGCGTTGCAGGCGGCGTTGAACCTCTCCACTGTCTCCAGGAGGGCGGCGGACTGTTCGGGCGTGGGCTGGAGTTTGACAAAGAACGCCAGGTTCATGGTTCCAGTACAACACAGATATGCCAAATGCGGGAAGGGGGGCCGCATTCCTCCCAGGGTTAAAGACCCTGACCTTCCTGCGGCCGTATCCGTGAGGTCGCGGCGGTGAGGTTCTCCGAGATGAGCCTCATGGCGTTCAAGGCGCGGACACCTGTGAGACAGGTTACCGCCATTCTCGACGAGTTAGAGGAAGACCTGGTGACCGTCAAGGAGTTTTTGCAGAATGAAAGTGTTCTCTAACTCAACACCACTTGTTGCCTTGGCGCGGATTAAGCAGGTAAACCTCCTGCATGCCTTATTGGGCTGGATTATTATTCCTCAAGGTGTACATCATAAGTGGTACAGGGGGCTGGACTTCCGGGTGTGAAAGAAGTCAGGGAGGCTACTGGATCGAAAAACTCCGCAAAAAGCGTTCTGGCGGTTTCCTTGCTTAGAATCAACCTTGACCGAGGTTTAGACTGGTCACTCGCAGGAGGATGTTCGTGATATCTAAGCTTCCGGTATTTCAACAGATCCGCTCAGAATATCAATTACTTCTTCTATAATGTCCCTGGGGGTGTTTTCGACAAAAGTGGCTTTTCTGGCTGACAGATCGAGAGATTTGGCCTGTTCGCACATGACTACACCCCGTGTATTCACCCTTCGGTCGAGAGGCACATGCAGGGGAAACCCTCTATCTGTATTTGTTATCGGACAGACGATTGCCAGGTTAGTCAGTTTATGGAATGTACTGTTGCTGGCCACAAAGGCCGGTCTCCTGCCCTTTTGTTCATGCCCGGTTTGCGGATTAAAGTCGAGCAGAATAATATCACCCTGTACCGGAATGTAGGGCGCTACCATACTTCTTTACCTACCGGCTTTCCGGTATCCCATTCCGTGGGTTGATATTCTCCCTGGTAGCCGGCGGCTCTTTCTTGCAGTGCCAGGTGTTTCTTCAGGGGAACCACTAATATATTCCCTTTTTCAACCCTGATCTCTACGCGATCATTCTCTTGCAGTCCCGCCTTTTCCAATACTGCTTTTGGCAGCCGTACAGCCTGGCTGTTCCCCCATTTTTGAATCGTAGTATACATGCGAATCACCTCTAAAACCAAGTATATACCGTGTATCTACCGATGTCACCACGTATTCCCGTATTCCGCACCCATGATGACATATCTTTTCGCACCTGAGTGTCTATCAAAATATTAGTCCATATTCTGCCACCCACTTAGATAGCTCAACCCTAAAACTCGGGAGATTGCCGCTGGTGAAAGAGTGAGGCAGGGACTAGAGGACTAGAGGCTCTGGAATACTTGCCAGTTACTGTAACCAGGAATTGGGGGCGTCAATGCCAAATCCCCATATTGAAGGGAGGCGACAGAGAATGTTGGTGCTTAGGGGCTCCAAGAAAGACCGGGTGGATATATGGAAGGTGCTTTACCGGGGTCGCGTTCCCTGGGGAACCCTGCAAGCAAGGGAAGAGGGCGGGGCCTAGGGCTCACCCTGCCCCTTAGTCCTACGCCTTTATCACACGGGGCGTCTTCCTCTCCCCGGGCACCGCCGCGAACCCGATAGCCAGCATCATCTTGGCCAGGCACTCCTCCCGCTTGGCATTACTGCATCCGGCCCGGTCGAGGTCCCGGGGATCCACATCCTGGGAGAACGCCGCCAGGTGACAGTAACACGACACCGCTGGTGGATTCGTACTCCGTCCAGTACTGGCACCTCTTATTCACCAAGGTGTTCACCCCCACTC includes:
- a CDS encoding type II toxin-antitoxin system PemK/MazF family toxin; this encodes MVAPYIPVQGDIILLDFNPQTGHEQKGRRPAFVASNSTFHKLTNLAIVCPITNTDRGFPLHVPLDRRVNTRGVVMCEQAKSLDLSARKATFVENTPRDIIEEVIDILSGSVEIPEA
- a CDS encoding AbrB/MazE/SpoVT family DNA-binding domain-containing protein, with product MYTTIQKWGNSQAVRLPKAVLEKAGLQENDRVEIRVEKGNILVVPLKKHLALQERAAGYQGEYQPTEWDTGKPVGKEVW